From Vicugna pacos chromosome 6, VicPac4, whole genome shotgun sequence, a single genomic window includes:
- the SAMD15 gene encoding sterile alpha motif domain-containing protein 15 isoform X3, with protein MAEVPEDYDSGPGEEEDLQSEGPKLPDSLMTTKDAEPDTMAEAGPELPVETDDEPQPETEEEDFKEAPENAKDVYPYLKPTKTTEEEILNKSKTDLYSDTELGIPQEVELETSRQIGGEFFKDLEIPVDEKLEDQEEEAKPDVTEDVLIQSAKETELDLPKETKSEVPGAAISETRLVLTEETKQEVPDESLREQYKETGLEPAEKTKPEFPSEKPRKSIEEAGLQPSKMTTAEITEKTQSKSPKNRTEPPGEAKPEFPEEKLSMSTEEIQRKSTEEKIPEPLEIESEFSEEKSRKPIEEAVLEPSGKTKSEVQGETQRKSTVEKVLELPEETKPADQKDKQKKSTVETGLAPSQKSKSEKTLRQSTDGKGPEPPEQTKPEFPKKEPRKSTEEIGQVPPEKTKPEMQEKTQTEPNEETDLELPYKAKPLLRRKTHVEFASEDRPEPIKFKHSVDKDKLEHSDYQTRKLLVKETKKVSKDSGSGSLSVSEADSGNIDYEFSKELQNVFQLSDTNYELYSYFSESQRDLKGSPSEKRVVDLSSELMKHEDKEAQPCKKTDLQFEYLKWSPEKVAEWISQLGFPQYKECFTTNFISGRKLIHVNCSNLPQMGITDFEDMKAHMRSLSRAP; from the exons ATGGCTGAAGTCCCAGAAGATTATGATTCCGGCCCGGGTGAAGAAGAAGACCTGCAGTCTGAAGGACCAAAACTGCCTGACTCTCTTATGACGACTAAAGATGCCGAACCAGACACCATGGCAGAAGCAGGTCCAGAGCTTCCTGTAGAAACTGACGACGAGCCACAGCCAGAGACGGAGGAAGAGGACTTTAAAGAGGCTCCAGAGAATGCTAAGGATGTATACCCATACCTAAAACCAACCAAAACAACTGAGGAAGAGATTCTCAACAAGTCCAAGACAGACCTTTATAGCGATACTGAGTTAGGGATTCCCCAAGAGGTAGAGTTGGAGACATCCAGACAGATAGGAGGTGAGTTTTTCAAGGATTTGGAGATCCCTGTGGATGAAAAGCTTGAGGACCAAGAGGAGGAAGCCAAGCCAGATGTTACAGAGGATGTACTCATACAGTCAGCTAAGGAAACAGAGCTAGATCTACCAAAGGAAACCAAGTCTGAGGTTCCAGGGGCAGCAATCAGTGAGACAAGATTAGTGTTAACAGAGGAGACCAAACAGGAGGTTCCAGACGAATCACTCAGAGAGCAATATAAAGAGACAGGTCTAGAACCTGCAGAGAAGACCAAACCTGAATTTCCAAGTGAAAAACCAAGAAAATCAATTGAAGAGGCAGGTCTACAGCCATCAAAGATGACCACAGCAGAGATTACAGAGAAGACACAAAGTAAGTCACCTAAGAATAGGACAGAACCACCTGGGGAGGCCAAACCAGAGTTTCCAGAAGAGAAACTAAGTATGTCTACTGAGGAAATACAGAGAaagtcaactgaagagaaaattccaGAGCCACTAGAGATTGAATCAGAGTTTTCTGaggaaaaatcaagaaaaccAATTGAAGAAGCAGTTCTAGAGCCATCAGGAAAGACCAAATCAGAAGTTCAAGGTGAGACACAAAGAAAGTCAACTGTGGAGAAAGTTCTAGAGCTACCAGAGGAGACTAAACCAGCAGATCAAAAAGATAAGCAGAAAAAATCAACAGTGGAGACAGGACTAGCACCATCACAGAAGTCCAAATCAGAGAAGACACTAAGACAGTCAACTGACGGGAAAGGTCCAGAGCCACCAGAACAGACTAAACCAGAGTTTCCAAAGAAAGAACCAAGAAAGTCAACTGAGGAAATAGGTCAAGTGCCACCAGAGAAGACCAAACCAGAGATGCAAGAGAAGACACAAACAGAGCCAAATGAGGAGACAGATTTAGAGTTACCATATAAAGCCAAACCACTTCTTAGAAGAAAGACCCACGTAGAATTTGCCAGCGAAGATAGGCCAGAACCAATCAAATTTAAGCATTCTGTAGACAAAGACAAGCTAGAGCACTCTGATTATCAAACAAGAAAGTTGTTagtaaaagaaactaaaaaagtgTCAAAAGACTCTGGGTCAGGGTCTCTTTCAGTAAGTGAAGCAGACTCAGGGAATATAGATTATGAGTTTTCTAAAGAACTCCAAAATGTATTTCAGCTTTCTGATACCAATTATGAATTATACTCAtatttctctgagtctcagaggGATTTAAAAGGGTCCCCTAGTGAAAAGAGAGTTGTAGATCTGTCCTCAGAGTTGATGAAACATGAAGATAAAGAAGCCCAGCCCTGCAAAAAAACTGACCTACAATTTGAGTATCTTAAATGGAGCCCAGAGAAAGTTGCAGAGTGGATTAGCCAGCTAGGCTTCCCTCAATACAAG GAGTGTTTTACAACAAACTTCATCAGTGGCCGAAAGCTCATCCATGTAAACTGCTCAAATCTCCCTCAGATGGGGATAACAGATTTTGAGGACATGAAG GCCCACATGAGATCCTTATCAAGAGCTCCATAG
- the SAMD15 gene encoding sterile alpha motif domain-containing protein 15 isoform X7 yields MAEVPEDYDSGPGEEEDLQSEGPKLPDSLMTTKDAEPDTMAEAGPELPVETDDEPQPETEEEDFKEAPENAKDVYPYLKPTKTTEEEILNKSKTDLYSDTELGIPQEVELETSRQIGGEFFKDLEIPVDEKLEDQEEEAKPDVTEDVLIQSAKETELDLPKETKSEVPGAAISETRLVLTEETKQEVPDESLREQYKETGLEPAEKTKPEFPSEKPRKSIEEAGLQPSKMTTAEITEKTQSKSPKNRTEPPGEAKPEFPEEKLSMSTEEIQRKSTEEKIPEPLEIESEFSEEKSRKPIEEAVLEPSGKTKSEVQGETQRKSTVEKVLELPEETKPADQKDKQKKSTVETGLAPSQKSKSEKTLRQSTDGKGPEPPEQTKPEFPKKEPRKSTEEIGQVPPEKTKPEMQEKTQTEPNEETDLELPYKAKPLLRRKTHVEFASEDRPEPIKFKHSVDKDKLEHSDYQTRKLLVKETKKVSKDSGSGSLSVSEADSGNIDYEFSKELQNVFQLSDTNYELYSYFSESQRDLKGSPSEKRVVDLSSELMKHEDKEAQPCKKTDLQFEYLKWSPEKVAEWISQLGFPQYKECFTTNFISGRKLIHVNCSNLPQMGITDFEDMK; encoded by the exons ATGGCTGAAGTCCCAGAAGATTATGATTCCGGCCCGGGTGAAGAAGAAGACCTGCAGTCTGAAGGACCAAAACTGCCTGACTCTCTTATGACGACTAAAGATGCCGAACCAGACACCATGGCAGAAGCAGGTCCAGAGCTTCCTGTAGAAACTGACGACGAGCCACAGCCAGAGACGGAGGAAGAGGACTTTAAAGAGGCTCCAGAGAATGCTAAGGATGTATACCCATACCTAAAACCAACCAAAACAACTGAGGAAGAGATTCTCAACAAGTCCAAGACAGACCTTTATAGCGATACTGAGTTAGGGATTCCCCAAGAGGTAGAGTTGGAGACATCCAGACAGATAGGAGGTGAGTTTTTCAAGGATTTGGAGATCCCTGTGGATGAAAAGCTTGAGGACCAAGAGGAGGAAGCCAAGCCAGATGTTACAGAGGATGTACTCATACAGTCAGCTAAGGAAACAGAGCTAGATCTACCAAAGGAAACCAAGTCTGAGGTTCCAGGGGCAGCAATCAGTGAGACAAGATTAGTGTTAACAGAGGAGACCAAACAGGAGGTTCCAGACGAATCACTCAGAGAGCAATATAAAGAGACAGGTCTAGAACCTGCAGAGAAGACCAAACCTGAATTTCCAAGTGAAAAACCAAGAAAATCAATTGAAGAGGCAGGTCTACAGCCATCAAAGATGACCACAGCAGAGATTACAGAGAAGACACAAAGTAAGTCACCTAAGAATAGGACAGAACCACCTGGGGAGGCCAAACCAGAGTTTCCAGAAGAGAAACTAAGTATGTCTACTGAGGAAATACAGAGAaagtcaactgaagagaaaattccaGAGCCACTAGAGATTGAATCAGAGTTTTCTGaggaaaaatcaagaaaaccAATTGAAGAAGCAGTTCTAGAGCCATCAGGAAAGACCAAATCAGAAGTTCAAGGTGAGACACAAAGAAAGTCAACTGTGGAGAAAGTTCTAGAGCTACCAGAGGAGACTAAACCAGCAGATCAAAAAGATAAGCAGAAAAAATCAACAGTGGAGACAGGACTAGCACCATCACAGAAGTCCAAATCAGAGAAGACACTAAGACAGTCAACTGACGGGAAAGGTCCAGAGCCACCAGAACAGACTAAACCAGAGTTTCCAAAGAAAGAACCAAGAAAGTCAACTGAGGAAATAGGTCAAGTGCCACCAGAGAAGACCAAACCAGAGATGCAAGAGAAGACACAAACAGAGCCAAATGAGGAGACAGATTTAGAGTTACCATATAAAGCCAAACCACTTCTTAGAAGAAAGACCCACGTAGAATTTGCCAGCGAAGATAGGCCAGAACCAATCAAATTTAAGCATTCTGTAGACAAAGACAAGCTAGAGCACTCTGATTATCAAACAAGAAAGTTGTTagtaaaagaaactaaaaaagtgTCAAAAGACTCTGGGTCAGGGTCTCTTTCAGTAAGTGAAGCAGACTCAGGGAATATAGATTATGAGTTTTCTAAAGAACTCCAAAATGTATTTCAGCTTTCTGATACCAATTATGAATTATACTCAtatttctctgagtctcagaggGATTTAAAAGGGTCCCCTAGTGAAAAGAGAGTTGTAGATCTGTCCTCAGAGTTGATGAAACATGAAGATAAAGAAGCCCAGCCCTGCAAAAAAACTGACCTACAATTTGAGTATCTTAAATGGAGCCCAGAGAAAGTTGCAGAGTGGATTAGCCAGCTAGGCTTCCCTCAATACAAG GAGTGTTTTACAACAAACTTCATCAGTGGCCGAAAGCTCATCCATGTAAACTGCTCAAATCTCCCTCAGATGGGGATAACAGATTTTGAGGACATGAAG TAA
- the SAMD15 gene encoding sterile alpha motif domain-containing protein 15 isoform X2: MAEVPEDYDSGPGEEEDLQSEGPKLPDSLMTTKDAEPDTMAEAGPELPVETDDEPQPETEEEDFKEAPENAKDVYPYLKPTKTTEEEILNKSKTDLYSDTELGIPQEVELETSRQIGGEFFKDLEIPVDEKLEDQEEEAKPDVTEDVLIQSAKETELDLPKETKSEVPGAAISETRLVLTEETKQEVPDESLREQYKETGLEPAEKTKPEFPSEKPRKSIEEAGLQPSKMTTAEITEKTQSKSPKNRTEPPGEAKPEFPEEKLSMSTEEIQRKSTEEKIPEPLEIESEFSEEKSRKPIEEAVLEPSGKTKSEVQGETQRKSTVEKVLELPEETKPADQKDKQKKSTVETGLAPSQKSKSEKTLRQSTDGKGPEPPEQTKPEFPKKEPRKSTEEIGQVPPEKTKPEMQEKTQTEPNEETDLELPYKAKPLLRRKTHVEFASEDRPEPIKFKHSVDKDKLEHSDYQTRKLLVKETKKVSKDSGSGSLSVSEADSGNIDYEFSKELQNVFQLSDTNYELYSYFSESQRDLKGSPSEKRVVDLSSELMKHEDKEAQPCKKTDLQFEYLKWSPEKVAEWISQLGFPQYKECFTTNFISGRKLIHVNCSNLPQMGITDFEDMKFYTRVVKTVQRVRIYS, encoded by the exons ATGGCTGAAGTCCCAGAAGATTATGATTCCGGCCCGGGTGAAGAAGAAGACCTGCAGTCTGAAGGACCAAAACTGCCTGACTCTCTTATGACGACTAAAGATGCCGAACCAGACACCATGGCAGAAGCAGGTCCAGAGCTTCCTGTAGAAACTGACGACGAGCCACAGCCAGAGACGGAGGAAGAGGACTTTAAAGAGGCTCCAGAGAATGCTAAGGATGTATACCCATACCTAAAACCAACCAAAACAACTGAGGAAGAGATTCTCAACAAGTCCAAGACAGACCTTTATAGCGATACTGAGTTAGGGATTCCCCAAGAGGTAGAGTTGGAGACATCCAGACAGATAGGAGGTGAGTTTTTCAAGGATTTGGAGATCCCTGTGGATGAAAAGCTTGAGGACCAAGAGGAGGAAGCCAAGCCAGATGTTACAGAGGATGTACTCATACAGTCAGCTAAGGAAACAGAGCTAGATCTACCAAAGGAAACCAAGTCTGAGGTTCCAGGGGCAGCAATCAGTGAGACAAGATTAGTGTTAACAGAGGAGACCAAACAGGAGGTTCCAGACGAATCACTCAGAGAGCAATATAAAGAGACAGGTCTAGAACCTGCAGAGAAGACCAAACCTGAATTTCCAAGTGAAAAACCAAGAAAATCAATTGAAGAGGCAGGTCTACAGCCATCAAAGATGACCACAGCAGAGATTACAGAGAAGACACAAAGTAAGTCACCTAAGAATAGGACAGAACCACCTGGGGAGGCCAAACCAGAGTTTCCAGAAGAGAAACTAAGTATGTCTACTGAGGAAATACAGAGAaagtcaactgaagagaaaattccaGAGCCACTAGAGATTGAATCAGAGTTTTCTGaggaaaaatcaagaaaaccAATTGAAGAAGCAGTTCTAGAGCCATCAGGAAAGACCAAATCAGAAGTTCAAGGTGAGACACAAAGAAAGTCAACTGTGGAGAAAGTTCTAGAGCTACCAGAGGAGACTAAACCAGCAGATCAAAAAGATAAGCAGAAAAAATCAACAGTGGAGACAGGACTAGCACCATCACAGAAGTCCAAATCAGAGAAGACACTAAGACAGTCAACTGACGGGAAAGGTCCAGAGCCACCAGAACAGACTAAACCAGAGTTTCCAAAGAAAGAACCAAGAAAGTCAACTGAGGAAATAGGTCAAGTGCCACCAGAGAAGACCAAACCAGAGATGCAAGAGAAGACACAAACAGAGCCAAATGAGGAGACAGATTTAGAGTTACCATATAAAGCCAAACCACTTCTTAGAAGAAAGACCCACGTAGAATTTGCCAGCGAAGATAGGCCAGAACCAATCAAATTTAAGCATTCTGTAGACAAAGACAAGCTAGAGCACTCTGATTATCAAACAAGAAAGTTGTTagtaaaagaaactaaaaaagtgTCAAAAGACTCTGGGTCAGGGTCTCTTTCAGTAAGTGAAGCAGACTCAGGGAATATAGATTATGAGTTTTCTAAAGAACTCCAAAATGTATTTCAGCTTTCTGATACCAATTATGAATTATACTCAtatttctctgagtctcagaggGATTTAAAAGGGTCCCCTAGTGAAAAGAGAGTTGTAGATCTGTCCTCAGAGTTGATGAAACATGAAGATAAAGAAGCCCAGCCCTGCAAAAAAACTGACCTACAATTTGAGTATCTTAAATGGAGCCCAGAGAAAGTTGCAGAGTGGATTAGCCAGCTAGGCTTCCCTCAATACAAG GAGTGTTTTACAACAAACTTCATCAGTGGCCGAAAGCTCATCCATGTAAACTGCTCAAATCTCCCTCAGATGGGGATAACAGATTTTGAGGACATGAAG TTTTACACAAGAGTTGTGAAGACAGTACAGAGAGTTCGCATATATTCTTAG
- the SAMD15 gene encoding sterile alpha motif domain-containing protein 15 isoform X6 produces the protein MAEVPEDYDSGPGEEEDLQSEGPKLPDSLMTTKDAEPDTMAEAGPELPVETDDEPQPETEEEDFKEAPENAKDVYPYLKPTKTTEEEILNKSKTDLYSDTELGIPQEVELETSRQIGGEFFKDLEIPVDEKLEDQEEEAKPDVTEDVLIQSAKETELDLPKETKSEVPGAAISETRLVLTEETKQEVPDESLREQYKETGLEPAEKTKPEFPSEKPRKSIEEAGLQPSKMTTAEITEKTQSKSPKNRTEPPGEAKPEFPEEKLSMSTEEIQRKSTEEKIPEPLEIESEFSEEKSRKPIEEAVLEPSGKTKSEVQGETQRKSTVEKVLELPEETKPADQKDKQKKSTVETGLAPSQKSKSEKTLRQSTDGKGPEPPEQTKPEFPKKEPRKSTEEIGQVPPEKTKPEMQEKTQTEPNEETDLELPYKAKPLLRRKTHVEFASEDRPEPIKFKHSVDKDKLEHSDYQTRKLLVKETKKVSKDSGSGSLSVSEADSGNIDYEFSKELQNVFQLSDTNYELYSYFSESQRDLKGSPSEKRVVDLSSELMKHEDKEAQPCKKTDLQFEYLKWSPEKVAEWISQLGFPQYKECFTTNFISGRKLIHVNCSNLPQMGITDFEDMKMLGS, from the exons ATGGCTGAAGTCCCAGAAGATTATGATTCCGGCCCGGGTGAAGAAGAAGACCTGCAGTCTGAAGGACCAAAACTGCCTGACTCTCTTATGACGACTAAAGATGCCGAACCAGACACCATGGCAGAAGCAGGTCCAGAGCTTCCTGTAGAAACTGACGACGAGCCACAGCCAGAGACGGAGGAAGAGGACTTTAAAGAGGCTCCAGAGAATGCTAAGGATGTATACCCATACCTAAAACCAACCAAAACAACTGAGGAAGAGATTCTCAACAAGTCCAAGACAGACCTTTATAGCGATACTGAGTTAGGGATTCCCCAAGAGGTAGAGTTGGAGACATCCAGACAGATAGGAGGTGAGTTTTTCAAGGATTTGGAGATCCCTGTGGATGAAAAGCTTGAGGACCAAGAGGAGGAAGCCAAGCCAGATGTTACAGAGGATGTACTCATACAGTCAGCTAAGGAAACAGAGCTAGATCTACCAAAGGAAACCAAGTCTGAGGTTCCAGGGGCAGCAATCAGTGAGACAAGATTAGTGTTAACAGAGGAGACCAAACAGGAGGTTCCAGACGAATCACTCAGAGAGCAATATAAAGAGACAGGTCTAGAACCTGCAGAGAAGACCAAACCTGAATTTCCAAGTGAAAAACCAAGAAAATCAATTGAAGAGGCAGGTCTACAGCCATCAAAGATGACCACAGCAGAGATTACAGAGAAGACACAAAGTAAGTCACCTAAGAATAGGACAGAACCACCTGGGGAGGCCAAACCAGAGTTTCCAGAAGAGAAACTAAGTATGTCTACTGAGGAAATACAGAGAaagtcaactgaagagaaaattccaGAGCCACTAGAGATTGAATCAGAGTTTTCTGaggaaaaatcaagaaaaccAATTGAAGAAGCAGTTCTAGAGCCATCAGGAAAGACCAAATCAGAAGTTCAAGGTGAGACACAAAGAAAGTCAACTGTGGAGAAAGTTCTAGAGCTACCAGAGGAGACTAAACCAGCAGATCAAAAAGATAAGCAGAAAAAATCAACAGTGGAGACAGGACTAGCACCATCACAGAAGTCCAAATCAGAGAAGACACTAAGACAGTCAACTGACGGGAAAGGTCCAGAGCCACCAGAACAGACTAAACCAGAGTTTCCAAAGAAAGAACCAAGAAAGTCAACTGAGGAAATAGGTCAAGTGCCACCAGAGAAGACCAAACCAGAGATGCAAGAGAAGACACAAACAGAGCCAAATGAGGAGACAGATTTAGAGTTACCATATAAAGCCAAACCACTTCTTAGAAGAAAGACCCACGTAGAATTTGCCAGCGAAGATAGGCCAGAACCAATCAAATTTAAGCATTCTGTAGACAAAGACAAGCTAGAGCACTCTGATTATCAAACAAGAAAGTTGTTagtaaaagaaactaaaaaagtgTCAAAAGACTCTGGGTCAGGGTCTCTTTCAGTAAGTGAAGCAGACTCAGGGAATATAGATTATGAGTTTTCTAAAGAACTCCAAAATGTATTTCAGCTTTCTGATACCAATTATGAATTATACTCAtatttctctgagtctcagaggGATTTAAAAGGGTCCCCTAGTGAAAAGAGAGTTGTAGATCTGTCCTCAGAGTTGATGAAACATGAAGATAAAGAAGCCCAGCCCTGCAAAAAAACTGACCTACAATTTGAGTATCTTAAATGGAGCCCAGAGAAAGTTGCAGAGTGGATTAGCCAGCTAGGCTTCCCTCAATACAAG GAGTGTTTTACAACAAACTTCATCAGTGGCCGAAAGCTCATCCATGTAAACTGCTCAAATCTCCCTCAGATGGGGATAACAGATTTTGAGGACATGAAG ATGTTAGGCAGCTGA
- the SAMD15 gene encoding sterile alpha motif domain-containing protein 15 isoform X1, protein MAEVPEDYDSGPGEEEDLQSEGPKLPDSLMTTKDAEPDTMAEAGPELPVETDDEPQPETEEEDFKEAPENAKDVYPYLKPTKTTEEEILNKSKTDLYSDTELGIPQEVELETSRQIGGEFFKDLEIPVDEKLEDQEEEAKPDVTEDVLIQSAKETELDLPKETKSEVPGAAISETRLVLTEETKQEVPDESLREQYKETGLEPAEKTKPEFPSEKPRKSIEEAGLQPSKMTTAEITEKTQSKSPKNRTEPPGEAKPEFPEEKLSMSTEEIQRKSTEEKIPEPLEIESEFSEEKSRKPIEEAVLEPSGKTKSEVQGETQRKSTVEKVLELPEETKPADQKDKQKKSTVETGLAPSQKSKSEKTLRQSTDGKGPEPPEQTKPEFPKKEPRKSTEEIGQVPPEKTKPEMQEKTQTEPNEETDLELPYKAKPLLRRKTHVEFASEDRPEPIKFKHSVDKDKLEHSDYQTRKLLVKETKKVSKDSGSGSLSVSEADSGNIDYEFSKELQNVFQLSDTNYELYSYFSESQRDLKGSPSEKRVVDLSSELMKHEDKEAQPCKKTDLQFEYLKWSPEKVAEWISQLGFPQYKECFTTNFISGRKLIHVNCSNLPQMGITDFEDMKVISQHTRELLGIEEPLFTRSISLPYRDNVGLFLEQKGHTGVKSDSLTLSEFVQEARLQDYAPEITTPEEDGTLYSTEP, encoded by the exons ATGGCTGAAGTCCCAGAAGATTATGATTCCGGCCCGGGTGAAGAAGAAGACCTGCAGTCTGAAGGACCAAAACTGCCTGACTCTCTTATGACGACTAAAGATGCCGAACCAGACACCATGGCAGAAGCAGGTCCAGAGCTTCCTGTAGAAACTGACGACGAGCCACAGCCAGAGACGGAGGAAGAGGACTTTAAAGAGGCTCCAGAGAATGCTAAGGATGTATACCCATACCTAAAACCAACCAAAACAACTGAGGAAGAGATTCTCAACAAGTCCAAGACAGACCTTTATAGCGATACTGAGTTAGGGATTCCCCAAGAGGTAGAGTTGGAGACATCCAGACAGATAGGAGGTGAGTTTTTCAAGGATTTGGAGATCCCTGTGGATGAAAAGCTTGAGGACCAAGAGGAGGAAGCCAAGCCAGATGTTACAGAGGATGTACTCATACAGTCAGCTAAGGAAACAGAGCTAGATCTACCAAAGGAAACCAAGTCTGAGGTTCCAGGGGCAGCAATCAGTGAGACAAGATTAGTGTTAACAGAGGAGACCAAACAGGAGGTTCCAGACGAATCACTCAGAGAGCAATATAAAGAGACAGGTCTAGAACCTGCAGAGAAGACCAAACCTGAATTTCCAAGTGAAAAACCAAGAAAATCAATTGAAGAGGCAGGTCTACAGCCATCAAAGATGACCACAGCAGAGATTACAGAGAAGACACAAAGTAAGTCACCTAAGAATAGGACAGAACCACCTGGGGAGGCCAAACCAGAGTTTCCAGAAGAGAAACTAAGTATGTCTACTGAGGAAATACAGAGAaagtcaactgaagagaaaattccaGAGCCACTAGAGATTGAATCAGAGTTTTCTGaggaaaaatcaagaaaaccAATTGAAGAAGCAGTTCTAGAGCCATCAGGAAAGACCAAATCAGAAGTTCAAGGTGAGACACAAAGAAAGTCAACTGTGGAGAAAGTTCTAGAGCTACCAGAGGAGACTAAACCAGCAGATCAAAAAGATAAGCAGAAAAAATCAACAGTGGAGACAGGACTAGCACCATCACAGAAGTCCAAATCAGAGAAGACACTAAGACAGTCAACTGACGGGAAAGGTCCAGAGCCACCAGAACAGACTAAACCAGAGTTTCCAAAGAAAGAACCAAGAAAGTCAACTGAGGAAATAGGTCAAGTGCCACCAGAGAAGACCAAACCAGAGATGCAAGAGAAGACACAAACAGAGCCAAATGAGGAGACAGATTTAGAGTTACCATATAAAGCCAAACCACTTCTTAGAAGAAAGACCCACGTAGAATTTGCCAGCGAAGATAGGCCAGAACCAATCAAATTTAAGCATTCTGTAGACAAAGACAAGCTAGAGCACTCTGATTATCAAACAAGAAAGTTGTTagtaaaagaaactaaaaaagtgTCAAAAGACTCTGGGTCAGGGTCTCTTTCAGTAAGTGAAGCAGACTCAGGGAATATAGATTATGAGTTTTCTAAAGAACTCCAAAATGTATTTCAGCTTTCTGATACCAATTATGAATTATACTCAtatttctctgagtctcagaggGATTTAAAAGGGTCCCCTAGTGAAAAGAGAGTTGTAGATCTGTCCTCAGAGTTGATGAAACATGAAGATAAAGAAGCCCAGCCCTGCAAAAAAACTGACCTACAATTTGAGTATCTTAAATGGAGCCCAGAGAAAGTTGCAGAGTGGATTAGCCAGCTAGGCTTCCCTCAATACAAG GAGTGTTTTACAACAAACTTCATCAGTGGCCGAAAGCTCATCCATGTAAACTGCTCAAATCTCCCTCAGATGGGGATAACAGATTTTGAGGACATGAAG GTAATTTCTCAGCATACTCGGGAGCTACTGGGAATTGAAGAGCCATTATTCACACGCTCCATCAGCCTTCCCTACAGGGACAATGTTGGCTTATTTTTAGAGCAAAAAGGTCATACTGGAGTTAAATCTGATTCCTTAACCTTGTCTGAATTTGTGCAAGAGGCAAGATTACAGGATTATGCTCCAGAAATAACCACCCCTGAAGAGGATGGGACATTATATTCCACTGAACCATAG